A genomic window from Cloacibacillus sp. includes:
- a CDS encoding Ig-like domain-containing protein, which yields GSTSNYAGGIAGINGGTIANNASGGEVSADGGSNANYAGGIAGYNDNGTISNSCWPVGDLEAVGGGDKGPDAVSANVVSLDAAEMKKVVTTVLPVERTLSVEIGGSAPALISYPGTAEDMVGCFSVSGDISIASPDIAGISDRWPCAVSGKKTGVTAVSFDIDLRVTDFSSIKSSPKPVAASCVTDLLSFTVAVGEVLVTGVSLDVTELTLNIGESKKLTATVKPDDATYKTVTWTSSDPAAAAVDESGKVTAMLAGTTVITAKAGEKSATCTVTVVQPKRGGSSHGCAAGLGALSMLALIPLWLRKKR from the coding sequence GGCTCCACCAGCAACTACGCGGGTGGTATCGCGGGAATCAACGGCGGCACGATAGCCAACAACGCCAGCGGCGGCGAGGTCTCGGCCGACGGCGGCTCCAACGCCAACTACGCGGGCGGTATCGCGGGATACAACGACAACGGCACGATATCCAACAGCTGCTGGCCCGTCGGCGATCTTGAGGCCGTCGGCGGCGGCGACAAGGGGCCGGACGCTGTCAGCGCCAACGTCGTCTCCCTCGACGCGGCGGAGATGAAAAAGGTCGTCACCACCGTCCTGCCCGTGGAGCGAACTCTCTCCGTGGAGATTGGCGGCTCCGCTCCCGCGCTGATCTCCTACCCGGGTACAGCTGAGGATATGGTGGGCTGTTTCTCTGTCAGCGGCGACATCTCCATCGCCTCGCCCGATATCGCCGGTATCTCCGACCGCTGGCCCTGCGCCGTCTCCGGCAAAAAAACCGGCGTGACGGCGGTGAGCTTCGACATTGACCTGCGGGTCACCGATTTCAGCAGTATCAAAAGCAGCCCCAAACCGGTAGCCGCGAGTTGCGTCACCGACCTGCTTTCATTCACTGTTGCCGTCGGCGAAGTCCTCGTCACCGGCGTCAGCCTCGACGTCACAGAGCTGACGCTGAATATCGGGGAGAGCAAAAAGCTCACCGCGACTGTGAAGCCGGACGACGCGACATATAAAACGGTTACCTGGACAAGCTCCGACCCGGCGGCCGCCGCGGTGGACGAGAGTGGCAAAGTAACGGCGATGTTGGCCGGCACGACTGTTATCACCGCGAAGGCCGGAGAAAAGAGCGCCACATGCACGGTGACCGTCGTCCAGCCAAAGAGAGGCGGCTCCAGCCACGGCTGCGCCGCCGGGCTGGGCGCGCTCTCCATGCTGGCGTTGATACCGCTCTGGCTGCGGAAAAAGAGGTAG
- the nadE gene encoding NAD(+) synthase — translation MEIYRNPEKITRFLVSWVKEKFGVAGAKGAVLGISGGIDSAVLAVLLAKSLGPDRVIGVIMPCYSMQVDEDYARLLAEAIGIRTMKVDLSSSYDALKREIENSLPGLSGLSAANIKPRLRMTTLYAIAQQHGYLVCGGSNRDEITFGYFTKYGDSGVDLMPIADLLKGEVWAVARYLGVPREIIDRPPTAALWEGQTDEAEMGLTYGELDRYIATGEASEEAKQKIEAAVKRSAHKRAFAAMAKLPENL, via the coding sequence ATGGAGATCTATCGGAACCCGGAAAAGATAACGCGCTTTCTGGTAAGCTGGGTAAAGGAAAAGTTCGGCGTTGCCGGAGCTAAGGGCGCGGTCCTCGGCATCAGCGGCGGGATCGATTCCGCGGTGCTCGCGGTGCTTCTCGCTAAATCGCTGGGGCCGGACAGGGTGATCGGCGTGATTATGCCCTGTTACAGTATGCAGGTAGACGAGGATTATGCCAGGCTGCTGGCGGAGGCGATAGGGATAAGGACGATGAAGGTCGATCTCTCATCATCCTACGACGCACTCAAGAGAGAGATCGAAAACTCACTTCCAGGACTCAGCGGGCTTTCCGCCGCCAATATCAAACCCAGATTACGAATGACTACGCTTTACGCAATAGCCCAACAGCATGGGTACCTTGTCTGCGGCGGCAGCAACAGGGACGAGATAACTTTCGGATATTTCACCAAATACGGCGATTCCGGCGTCGACCTGATGCCGATCGCGGATCTCCTGAAGGGCGAGGTCTGGGCCGTCGCGAGGTATCTTGGCGTGCCGCGGGAGATCATCGACCGTCCCCCGACGGCGGCGCTCTGGGAGGGGCAGACGGACGAGGCGGAGATGGGGCTCACCTATGGGGAGCTTGACCGTTATATCGCCACCGGTGAGGCCTCGGAAGAGGCAAAGCAGAAAATTGAAGCGGCAGTCAAGAGATCGGCGCATAAGAGAGCCTTTGCGGCGATGGCGAAGCTGCCCGAAAATCTTTAA